A genomic segment from Nitrospira sp. encodes:
- a CDS encoding PBS lyase HEAT domain protein repeat-containing protein, with translation MPITATARLVMAQALDDLLDSLDDADDATREEAAKALAELADPSTLDALVGACGDEYWSVRARAGWGVAKIGGSKAIDALITLFNDPIMEVRNEAVAAVVSLGAGLLDRLLTAMKDERWRVREHAAKVCGDLRDRRAVDGLIFACRDRDGAVKSAAAEALGKIGDPKAVPALVKLFRDSSKIVRETAGIALVTIGQPSVDLLIETLKDKDFVVRCHAARALGGMTTDYQIGRSWVREPRVVDALIEALKDPDRAVREDATIALGMIGDPRAIDALLEAMKDGAVKRHAIASLGMIGDPRALPAVLAALKGKGIRQEGTPTPGCIVSEDAFIKEAAATALGHFRDPRVVPDLIMLLKDGVLREKAAAALVLIGDSAIEPLISFLYDPKASEVEAEGERVLSYASVRLTAKDSLRLLVVETLEQLGWTPPDEDTAVDSSQADNLRVDRPLGDIGRFGPSGDFAKGSVR, from the coding sequence ATGCCTATTACGGCAACAGCGAGGTTGGTGATGGCACAAGCACTCGATGATCTCCTCGATTCGCTTGACGATGCGGACGATGCGACCCGCGAAGAGGCGGCGAAGGCCCTGGCGGAATTAGCGGACCCCTCCACGTTGGATGCGCTTGTGGGCGCCTGTGGCGATGAATATTGGTCCGTGCGGGCTCGGGCCGGGTGGGGTGTCGCCAAGATCGGCGGCTCCAAGGCGATCGACGCCCTCATTACGCTGTTCAACGACCCCATCATGGAAGTGCGCAACGAGGCTGTCGCGGCGGTCGTGTCCCTCGGCGCGGGTCTGCTCGATCGATTGCTCACGGCGATGAAGGATGAGCGTTGGAGGGTGAGGGAACATGCCGCGAAGGTGTGTGGGGATCTCCGCGATCGACGCGCGGTCGACGGGTTGATCTTCGCCTGTCGGGATCGTGATGGAGCCGTGAAGAGCGCCGCGGCGGAAGCACTGGGCAAGATCGGCGACCCGAAAGCGGTTCCTGCGCTGGTCAAACTGTTCCGGGATTCATCGAAAATCGTGCGTGAAACGGCCGGTATCGCTCTGGTGACGATCGGACAACCTTCCGTCGATCTGCTGATCGAGACGCTGAAAGATAAGGATTTCGTCGTGCGGTGCCATGCGGCCCGCGCGTTGGGCGGCATGACGACGGACTACCAGATCGGCCGGAGTTGGGTGCGCGAACCGCGTGTCGTCGATGCCTTGATTGAGGCGTTGAAAGATCCGGATCGCGCCGTCCGTGAAGATGCCACGATCGCCCTCGGGATGATCGGCGACCCCCGTGCCATCGATGCGCTCTTGGAGGCCATGAAGGACGGTGCGGTCAAGCGCCATGCGATCGCGTCGTTGGGCATGATCGGCGATCCGCGGGCTCTTCCTGCCGTCTTAGCCGCCCTCAAGGGGAAGGGCATTCGCCAAGAAGGGACGCCGACACCGGGCTGCATCGTCAGTGAAGACGCCTTCATCAAGGAAGCGGCCGCCACGGCGCTCGGACATTTCCGCGACCCGCGGGTCGTTCCCGATCTCATCATGTTGTTGAAAGACGGTGTGTTGCGGGAGAAGGCGGCGGCTGCGCTGGTGCTGATCGGCGACTCGGCCATCGAGCCGCTGATTTCATTTCTCTACGATCCCAAGGCTTCGGAGGTCGAGGCCGAAGGCGAGCGTGTACTCTCCTATGCGTCGGTCCGGCTCACCGCCAAGGATTCCCTGCGGCTGTTGGTAGTCGAGACGTTGGAACAACTGGGGTGGACGCCTCCGGACGAAGATACGGCGGTGGACTCCAGTCAGGCGGACAATCTGCGTGTCGATCGGCCGCTCGGCGACATCGGCCGGTTCGGTCCCAGCGGAGATTTTGCGAAGGGTTCGGTGCGGTAA